From Scophthalmus maximus strain ysfricsl-2021 chromosome 14, ASM2237912v1, whole genome shotgun sequence, one genomic window encodes:
- the tra2b gene encoding transformer-2 protein homolog beta isoform X1 has product MREDVGEVRRCKTIEERRIMSSNEVTEMKESRSASRSMSPPGSGKSASRSPARSPARSKEGSRHSHSKSRSRSRSKSGSNSHRGSRRHYSRSRSRSRSHHRRSRSSRSYSGERRRRSHSHSPMSNRRRHIGNRTNPDPNGCVGVFGLSLYTTERDLRDVFSKYGPLADVCIVYDQQSRRSRGFAFVYFESQNDAKEAKERANGMELDGRRIRVDFSITKRAHTPTPGIYMGRPTYGGGGGGGGGSGGSSSGGGGGGGSGGGGGPSGPRRSSRDYDRGYDRGYDRGGYDRYEERDYYKSYKRSPSPYYRGAYRSRSRSRSYSPRRY; this is encoded by the exons ATGAGGGAAGATGTAGGGGAAGTAAGAAGATGTAAGACAATTGAAGAAAGAAGAATAATGTCAAGTAATGAAGTTACAGAAATGAAG GAGTCTCGCTCTGCATCCAGGAGCATGAGTCCACCGGGCTCAGGGAAGTCGGCGAGCCGCTCACCTGCTCGCTCACCTGCCCGTTCGAAAGAGGGCTCCCGTCATTCCCACTCCAAATCTAGGTCTCGCTCTAGATCAAAATCTGG GTCCAATTCCCACCGTGGCTCACGCAGACACTACAGCCGTTCTCGTTCCCGCTCAAGGTCCCATCACCGCCGATCTCGTAGCAGCAGGTCCTACAGTGGAGAGCGCCGGCGCAGGAGCCATAGCCACTCGCCCATGTCCAATCGCCGCAGGCACATTGGCAATCGT ACGAATCCAGACCCAAACGGCTGCGTGGGAGTGTTTGGCCTGAGCTTGTACACCACAGAGAGGGATCTGAGAGATGTCTTCTCTAAATATGGCCCCCTGGCAGATGTCTGCATTGTGTATGACCAGCAGTCGAGGCGCTCCAGGGGCTTTGCCTTTGTTTACTTCGAGAGCCAAAATGACGCAAAAGAG GCAAAGGAACGAGCCAATGGCATGGAGCTGGACGGTCGCAGGATCCGAGTAGACTTCTCCATCACAAAAAGAGCTCACACCCCAACCCCTGGAATCTACATGGGCCGTCCCACATA tggcggtggcggtggtggtggtggcggtagTGGTGGTAGTAGCagcgggggcggcggcggcggtggtagcggtggaggaggtggaccCAGTGGCCCTCGGCGTTCTTCACGTGACTATGACCGTGGGTATGATCGTGGATACGACAGAGGTGGCTATGATCGCTATGAAGAGAGGGACTACTACAAATCCTACAA ACGATCTCCATCACCATATTACAGAGGTGCTTACAGGTCTCGGTCCAGATCACGGTCTTACTCTCCCC gtCGTTATTGA
- the tra2b gene encoding transformer-2 protein homolog beta isoform X2 → MSDNDKGRESRSASRSMSPPGSGKSASRSPARSPARSKEGSRHSHSKSRSRSRSKSGSNSHRGSRRHYSRSRSRSRSHHRRSRSSRSYSGERRRRSHSHSPMSNRRRHIGNRTNPDPNGCVGVFGLSLYTTERDLRDVFSKYGPLADVCIVYDQQSRRSRGFAFVYFESQNDAKEAKERANGMELDGRRIRVDFSITKRAHTPTPGIYMGRPTYGGGGGGGGGSGGSSSGGGGGGGSGGGGGPSGPRRSSRDYDRGYDRGYDRGGYDRYEERDYYKSYKRRSPSPYYRGAYRSRSRSRSYSPRRY, encoded by the exons GAGTCTCGCTCTGCATCCAGGAGCATGAGTCCACCGGGCTCAGGGAAGTCGGCGAGCCGCTCACCTGCTCGCTCACCTGCCCGTTCGAAAGAGGGCTCCCGTCATTCCCACTCCAAATCTAGGTCTCGCTCTAGATCAAAATCTGG GTCCAATTCCCACCGTGGCTCACGCAGACACTACAGCCGTTCTCGTTCCCGCTCAAGGTCCCATCACCGCCGATCTCGTAGCAGCAGGTCCTACAGTGGAGAGCGCCGGCGCAGGAGCCATAGCCACTCGCCCATGTCCAATCGCCGCAGGCACATTGGCAATCGT ACGAATCCAGACCCAAACGGCTGCGTGGGAGTGTTTGGCCTGAGCTTGTACACCACAGAGAGGGATCTGAGAGATGTCTTCTCTAAATATGGCCCCCTGGCAGATGTCTGCATTGTGTATGACCAGCAGTCGAGGCGCTCCAGGGGCTTTGCCTTTGTTTACTTCGAGAGCCAAAATGACGCAAAAGAG GCAAAGGAACGAGCCAATGGCATGGAGCTGGACGGTCGCAGGATCCGAGTAGACTTCTCCATCACAAAAAGAGCTCACACCCCAACCCCTGGAATCTACATGGGCCGTCCCACATA tggcggtggcggtggtggtggtggcggtagTGGTGGTAGTAGCagcgggggcggcggcggcggtggtagcggtggaggaggtggaccCAGTGGCCCTCGGCGTTCTTCACGTGACTATGACCGTGGGTATGATCGTGGATACGACAGAGGTGGCTATGATCGCTATGAAGAGAGGGACTACTACAAATCCTACAA aagACGATCTCCATCACCATATTACAGAGGTGCTTACAGGTCTCGGTCCAGATCACGGTCTTACTCTCCCC gtCGTTATTGA
- the tra2b gene encoding transformer-2 protein homolog beta isoform X3, with protein MSPPGSGKSASRSPARSPARSKEGSRHSHSKSRSRSRSKSGSNSHRGSRRHYSRSRSRSRSHHRRSRSSRSYSGERRRRSHSHSPMSNRRRHIGNRTNPDPNGCVGVFGLSLYTTERDLRDVFSKYGPLADVCIVYDQQSRRSRGFAFVYFESQNDAKEAKERANGMELDGRRIRVDFSITKRAHTPTPGIYMGRPTYGGGGGGGGGSGGSSSGGGGGGGSGGGGGPSGPRRSSRDYDRGYDRGYDRGGYDRYEERDYYKSYKRRSPSPYYRGAYRSRSRSRSYSPRRY; from the exons ATGAGTCCACCGGGCTCAGGGAAGTCGGCGAGCCGCTCACCTGCTCGCTCACCTGCCCGTTCGAAAGAGGGCTCCCGTCATTCCCACTCCAAATCTAGGTCTCGCTCTAGATCAAAATCTGG GTCCAATTCCCACCGTGGCTCACGCAGACACTACAGCCGTTCTCGTTCCCGCTCAAGGTCCCATCACCGCCGATCTCGTAGCAGCAGGTCCTACAGTGGAGAGCGCCGGCGCAGGAGCCATAGCCACTCGCCCATGTCCAATCGCCGCAGGCACATTGGCAATCGT ACGAATCCAGACCCAAACGGCTGCGTGGGAGTGTTTGGCCTGAGCTTGTACACCACAGAGAGGGATCTGAGAGATGTCTTCTCTAAATATGGCCCCCTGGCAGATGTCTGCATTGTGTATGACCAGCAGTCGAGGCGCTCCAGGGGCTTTGCCTTTGTTTACTTCGAGAGCCAAAATGACGCAAAAGAG GCAAAGGAACGAGCCAATGGCATGGAGCTGGACGGTCGCAGGATCCGAGTAGACTTCTCCATCACAAAAAGAGCTCACACCCCAACCCCTGGAATCTACATGGGCCGTCCCACATA tggcggtggcggtggtggtggtggcggtagTGGTGGTAGTAGCagcgggggcggcggcggcggtggtagcggtggaggaggtggaccCAGTGGCCCTCGGCGTTCTTCACGTGACTATGACCGTGGGTATGATCGTGGATACGACAGAGGTGGCTATGATCGCTATGAAGAGAGGGACTACTACAAATCCTACAA aagACGATCTCCATCACCATATTACAGAGGTGCTTACAGGTCTCGGTCCAGATCACGGTCTTACTCTCCCC gtCGTTATTGA